One window of Oreochromis niloticus isolate F11D_XX linkage group LG23, O_niloticus_UMD_NMBU, whole genome shotgun sequence genomic DNA carries:
- the brdt gene encoding bromodomain testis-specific protein isoform X1, translating into MGPTNVPAIYWLDREGERCAPVHPSKILAARCLKADDVTHFNWKTWYEHRVSAKQFPGGFSPACNLDIAMSEVNVCPPVSGNPPPPEVINSKRRGRVTNQLQYLEKVVLQALWRHQYSWPFHQPVDAVALCLPDYYTIITNPMDLGTIKKRLKNSYYWQAVDCIDDFNTMFTNCYVYNQPGDDIVFMAKTLEKLFLQKLSKMPQEEFVVEVTTKDQQKGKNSNADALKHRSLVSEVVLQQTVTVIPPDVPQSSLPIQLSAQTDSTLSTEMSKKGLKRKAEPTTTSVITSSEVSPAEHSAPGMLISHRGSGRPIKRPKKDLPLFEAKKVRLSEQLRCCNDILKELLSKRHSAYAWPFYVPVDAAALGLHDYHDIITHPMDLSTIKKKMDQREYGNAKEFAADVRLMFSNCYKYNPPSNEVVHMARKLQEVFEARYLKLPHEAESCQTSHQQERGKGNRNGSLSTSESSVSKSSSSEEEFSSEEVAIRLANLEDQLKAVSDQLKKFVQDPMMKSRKREKLKKEKRSREKDIARLKNKSLKCKSVVQRIATSTSSSLKETRPPNLCESMEDVGSAPLAPMTYQEKKQLKLDINKLPGDKLGKLVKIIHTRESCLRDSTLEEIEVDFGILKPSTLRALQRFVAECLTKSVKNVTKNRPKPTGAMQTAKLKDGRTSQTVGKEQRLIGKKRSSAQVVASPNLSCSSSESSSGSSSDSSSSSSLSTACDVSDSESVLKKRKRKSKDHCQNVNKKVKHAAGKQMLGGADLTKAFVKTCQLFVNGQSVKEADKEGHPAQHDAALTCDDFTLSPPDLSALLSPMGSPVVPLDWAAARFEQTSESLNKMLLFQQGPVLSPLADSPLQSKDEIRPNFRYTADLPDNQLINVPNTDAASKSAEGEKPQIPQKDIVVKNTEPWMRLGRQRETVMPPAIKSSKESFQMFREKALKKKLLDESKEMEVPEKTSLQVPCKSEQNPQPVKDVSDLPGSICTEGPSDAPKHVEQQKAKETQPLTTQPSLDKERELARKRAQERREREAMSGIDLTLQRDVMTTFELEL; encoded by the exons ATGGGTCCCACAAATGTGCCTGCCATTTATTGGTTGGACAGAGAGGGCGAGAGATGCGCTCCTGTGCATCCCTCCAAGATCCTGGCTGCTCGTTGCTTAAAAGCAGATGACGTGACGCACTTTAATTG GAAAACGTGGTACGAGCATCGAGTTTCTGCAAAGCAATTTCCAGGCGGTTTTTCCCCTGCATGCAATTTGGATATCGCAATGTCTGAAGTGAACGTCTGCCCCCCCGTGAGTGGAAATCCCCCTCCACCAGAGGTCATAAATTCCAAGAGGCGTGGACGTGTAACCAATCAGCTACAATATCTGGAGAAGGTGGTGCTCCAAGCTTTATGGAGGCATCAATACTCATGGCCTTTTCACCAGCCAGTGGATGCAGTGGCACTGTGTCTCCCA GATTATTATACAATTATTACAAATCCAATGGATCTTGGCACCATTAAGAAGCGGCTGAAGAATAGTTACTACTGGCAAGCAGTTGACTGCATAGACGACTTCAATACTATGTTCACCAACTGCTATGTGTACAACCAG CCCGGGGATGATATTGTTTTTATGGCAAAAACCCTCGAAAAGCTTTTCCTGCAGAAACTTTCTAAAATGCCTCAGGAAGAGTTTGTGGTAGAAGTCACTACAAAGGAccaacaaaaagggaaaaactcTAATGCAG ATGCATTAAAGCACAGATCCCTCGTGTCAGAGGTTGTTCTTCAGCAGACTGTGACAGTCATTCCTCCAGATGTCCCTCAGTCGAGCCTACCCATCCAGCTCTCTGCACAAACTGACTCAACACTGAGCACTGAAATG AGCAAAAAAGGTCTCAAGCGGAAAGCAGAGCCCACCACCACCTCAGTGATCACCAGCAGTGAAGTCTCCCCTGCTGAACATTCAGCACCTGGTATGCTGATCTCCCACAGAGGCAGTGGAAGGCCCATCAAGCGTCCTAAGAAAGACTTGCCTCTCTTTGAGGCCAAGAAGGTCAGACTGTCTGAGCAGCTCAGATGCTGCAATGATATCCTGAAGGAGCTGCTCTCAAAGAGGCACTCTGCATATGCATGGCCCTTTTATGTGCCAGTTGATGCGGCTGCTTTGGGTCTGCATGACTACCATGATATCATCACGCATCCCATGGACCTGAGTACCATCAAG AAAAAGATGGATCAACGAGAGTACGGAAATGCAAAAGAATTTGCTGCCGATGTTCGCTTGATGTTCTCCAACTGTTACAAGTACAATCCACCTTCAAATGAGGTGGTACACATGGCAAGAAAACTTCAG gaagtttTTGAGGCCCGGTATCTGAAGCTTCCCCATGAAGCAGAGTCCTGTCAGACATCACATCAGCAAGAAAGGGGAAAAGGAAACCGAAATGGAAGTCTGTCAACTTCAGAAAGTTCTGTCAGCAAAAGCTCATCATCTGAGGAAGAATTTTCATCAGAAGAGGTAGCCATTCGGCTTGCCAATCTGGAGGATCAG TTGAAGGCTGTCAGTGATCAGCTGAAGAAGTTTGTCCAGGATCCCATGATGAAATCaaggaagagagaaaagctgaaaaaggaaaaaagatcaCGGGAAAAGGATATAGCTCGACTAAAGAACAAATCCTTGAAATGCAAATCTGTTGTTCAAAGAATCGCAACCAGCACGAGCTCTTCCTT GAAAGAAACCAGACCTCCTAATCTCTGTGAATCCATGGAAGATGTGGGTTCAGCCCCATTGGCACCAATGACTTACCAGGAGAAGAAACAGTTAAAACTGGACATCAACAAGCTGCCTGGTGACAAACTGGGCAAGTTGGTGAAAATCATCCACACCAGGGAGTCTTGTCTGCGAGATTCTACTCTGGAGGAGATTGAAGTTGACTTTGGAATTCTCAAGCCTTCCACACTACGAGCTCTGCAGAGGTTTGTCGCAGAGTGTCTGACTAAATCCGTCAAGAATGTAACCA AAAATAGACCAAAGCCCACAGGAGCAATGCAGACTGCAAAACTAAAGGATGGCAGAACGTCTCAGACTGTCGGCAAAGAACAGCGCTTAATTGGTAAAAAGAGGTCATCAG CTCAAGTCGTGGCCTCTCCTAATCTCAGCTGCTCCTCAAGTGAGAGCAGCAGCGGCAGCTCATCCGACAGCAGCAGCTCGAGTAGTCTTTCTACCGCCTGTGATGTCAGTGACTCTGAATCAG TGCTGAAAAAGAGGAAGCGGAAATCTAAAGACCATTGCCAAAATGTTAACAAAAAG GTGAAACATGCTGCTGGTAAACAGATGTTGGGAGGAGCAGATTTGACGAAAGCATTCGTCAAGACTTGTCAGCTTTTTGTTAATGGGCAGTCTGTAAAGGAAGCAGACAAGGAAGGACACCCAGCACAGCACGATGCAGCGCTAACCTGTGATGACTTCACTTTATCGCCTCCAG ATTTGTCTGCACTTTTATCCCCCATGGGATCTCCCGTAGTTCCACTGGACTGGGCTGCTGCAAGATTTGAG CAGACCTCAGAGTCTTTAAACAAAATGTTGCTTTTCCAGCAGGGTCCAGTGCTGTCCCCTCTTGCAGACAGCCCTCTGCAATCCAAAGACGAAATAAGACCCA ATTTCCGATATACTGCAGATCTTCCTGACAACCAGTTGATTAATGTGCCTAACACTGATGCTGCGAGTAAATCTGCTGAGGGAGAAAAACCCCAAATTCCCCAAAAG GATATTGTGGTGAAAAACACTGAGCCTTGGATGAGATtgggaagacagagagagacggtGATGCCACCTGCAATCAAGTCCTCAAAAGAGAGCTTCCAGATGTttcgtgaaaaagcactgaaaaaGAAATTGTTGGATGAAAGCAAGGAGATGGAGGTTCCTGAAAAGACCAG CCTACAAGTCCCATGTAAATCGGAACAAAATCCACAGCCTGTTAAGGACGTTTCGGATTTGCCTGGAAGTATTTGCACAGAAGGTCCCTCGGATGCTCCCAAACATGTTGAACAGCAAAAGGCTAAAGAAACGCAACCTCTAACCACACAGCCGTCTTTAGATAAAGAAAGAGAGCTGGCCCGCAAAAGAGCGCAGGAACGTCGCGAGCGAGAAGCA ATGTCTGGTATCGACCTAACCTTGCAACGGGATGTCATGACTACATTTGAGCTTGAACTTTGA
- the brdt gene encoding bromodomain testis-specific protein isoform X7, with protein MGPTNVPAIYWLDREGERCAPVHPSKILAARCLKADDVTHFNWKTWYEHRVSAKQFPGGFSPACNLDIAMSEVNVCPPVSGNPPPPEVINSKRRGRVTNQLQYLEKVVLQALWRHQYSWPFHQPVDAVALCLPDYYTIITNPMDLGTIKKRLKNSYYWQAVDCIDDFNTMFTNCYVYNQPGDDIVFMAKTLEKLFLQKLSKMPQEEFVVEVTTKDQQKGKNSNADALKHRSLVSEVVLQQTVTVIPPDVPQSSLPIQLSAQTDSTLSTEMSKKGLKRKAEPTTTSVITSSEVSPAEHSAPGMLISHRGSGRPIKRPKKDLPLFEAKKVRLSEQLRCCNDILKELLSKRHSAYAWPFYVPVDAAALGLHDYHDIITHPMDLSTIKKKMDQREYGNAKEFAADVRLMFSNCYKYNPPSNEVVHMARKLQEVFEARYLKLPHEAESCQTSHQQERGKGNRNGSLSTSESSVSKSSSSEEEFSSEEVAIRLANLEDQLKAVSDQLKKFVQDPMMKSRKREKLKKEKRSREKDIARLKNKSLKCKSVVQRIATSTSSSLKETRPPNLCESMEDVGSAPLAPMTYQEKKQLKLDINKLPGDKLGKLVKIIHTRESCLRDSTLEEIEVDFGILKPSTLRALQRFVAECLTKSVKNVTKNRPKPTGAMQTAKLKDGRTSQTVGKEQRLIGKKRSSAQVVASPNLSCSSSESSSGSSSDSSSSSSLSTACDVSDSESVLKKRKRKSKDHCQNVNKKVKHAAGKQMLGGADLTKAFVKTCQLFVNGQSVKEADKEGHPAQHDAALTCDDFTLSPPDLSALLSPMGSPVVPLDWAAARFEGPVLSPLADSPLQSKDEIRPNLPDNQLINVPNTDAASKSAEGEKPQIPQKDIVVKNTEPWMRLGRQRETVMPPAIKSSKESFQMFREKALKKKLLDESKEMEVPEKTSLQVPCKSEQNPQPVKDVSDLPGSICTEGPSDAPKHVEQQKAKETQPLTTQPSLDKERELARKRAQERREREAMSGIDLTLQRDVMTTFELEL; from the exons ATGGGTCCCACAAATGTGCCTGCCATTTATTGGTTGGACAGAGAGGGCGAGAGATGCGCTCCTGTGCATCCCTCCAAGATCCTGGCTGCTCGTTGCTTAAAAGCAGATGACGTGACGCACTTTAATTG GAAAACGTGGTACGAGCATCGAGTTTCTGCAAAGCAATTTCCAGGCGGTTTTTCCCCTGCATGCAATTTGGATATCGCAATGTCTGAAGTGAACGTCTGCCCCCCCGTGAGTGGAAATCCCCCTCCACCAGAGGTCATAAATTCCAAGAGGCGTGGACGTGTAACCAATCAGCTACAATATCTGGAGAAGGTGGTGCTCCAAGCTTTATGGAGGCATCAATACTCATGGCCTTTTCACCAGCCAGTGGATGCAGTGGCACTGTGTCTCCCA GATTATTATACAATTATTACAAATCCAATGGATCTTGGCACCATTAAGAAGCGGCTGAAGAATAGTTACTACTGGCAAGCAGTTGACTGCATAGACGACTTCAATACTATGTTCACCAACTGCTATGTGTACAACCAG CCCGGGGATGATATTGTTTTTATGGCAAAAACCCTCGAAAAGCTTTTCCTGCAGAAACTTTCTAAAATGCCTCAGGAAGAGTTTGTGGTAGAAGTCACTACAAAGGAccaacaaaaagggaaaaactcTAATGCAG ATGCATTAAAGCACAGATCCCTCGTGTCAGAGGTTGTTCTTCAGCAGACTGTGACAGTCATTCCTCCAGATGTCCCTCAGTCGAGCCTACCCATCCAGCTCTCTGCACAAACTGACTCAACACTGAGCACTGAAATG AGCAAAAAAGGTCTCAAGCGGAAAGCAGAGCCCACCACCACCTCAGTGATCACCAGCAGTGAAGTCTCCCCTGCTGAACATTCAGCACCTGGTATGCTGATCTCCCACAGAGGCAGTGGAAGGCCCATCAAGCGTCCTAAGAAAGACTTGCCTCTCTTTGAGGCCAAGAAGGTCAGACTGTCTGAGCAGCTCAGATGCTGCAATGATATCCTGAAGGAGCTGCTCTCAAAGAGGCACTCTGCATATGCATGGCCCTTTTATGTGCCAGTTGATGCGGCTGCTTTGGGTCTGCATGACTACCATGATATCATCACGCATCCCATGGACCTGAGTACCATCAAG AAAAAGATGGATCAACGAGAGTACGGAAATGCAAAAGAATTTGCTGCCGATGTTCGCTTGATGTTCTCCAACTGTTACAAGTACAATCCACCTTCAAATGAGGTGGTACACATGGCAAGAAAACTTCAG gaagtttTTGAGGCCCGGTATCTGAAGCTTCCCCATGAAGCAGAGTCCTGTCAGACATCACATCAGCAAGAAAGGGGAAAAGGAAACCGAAATGGAAGTCTGTCAACTTCAGAAAGTTCTGTCAGCAAAAGCTCATCATCTGAGGAAGAATTTTCATCAGAAGAGGTAGCCATTCGGCTTGCCAATCTGGAGGATCAG TTGAAGGCTGTCAGTGATCAGCTGAAGAAGTTTGTCCAGGATCCCATGATGAAATCaaggaagagagaaaagctgaaaaaggaaaaaagatcaCGGGAAAAGGATATAGCTCGACTAAAGAACAAATCCTTGAAATGCAAATCTGTTGTTCAAAGAATCGCAACCAGCACGAGCTCTTCCTT GAAAGAAACCAGACCTCCTAATCTCTGTGAATCCATGGAAGATGTGGGTTCAGCCCCATTGGCACCAATGACTTACCAGGAGAAGAAACAGTTAAAACTGGACATCAACAAGCTGCCTGGTGACAAACTGGGCAAGTTGGTGAAAATCATCCACACCAGGGAGTCTTGTCTGCGAGATTCTACTCTGGAGGAGATTGAAGTTGACTTTGGAATTCTCAAGCCTTCCACACTACGAGCTCTGCAGAGGTTTGTCGCAGAGTGTCTGACTAAATCCGTCAAGAATGTAACCA AAAATAGACCAAAGCCCACAGGAGCAATGCAGACTGCAAAACTAAAGGATGGCAGAACGTCTCAGACTGTCGGCAAAGAACAGCGCTTAATTGGTAAAAAGAGGTCATCAG CTCAAGTCGTGGCCTCTCCTAATCTCAGCTGCTCCTCAAGTGAGAGCAGCAGCGGCAGCTCATCCGACAGCAGCAGCTCGAGTAGTCTTTCTACCGCCTGTGATGTCAGTGACTCTGAATCAG TGCTGAAAAAGAGGAAGCGGAAATCTAAAGACCATTGCCAAAATGTTAACAAAAAG GTGAAACATGCTGCTGGTAAACAGATGTTGGGAGGAGCAGATTTGACGAAAGCATTCGTCAAGACTTGTCAGCTTTTTGTTAATGGGCAGTCTGTAAAGGAAGCAGACAAGGAAGGACACCCAGCACAGCACGATGCAGCGCTAACCTGTGATGACTTCACTTTATCGCCTCCAG ATTTGTCTGCACTTTTATCCCCCATGGGATCTCCCGTAGTTCCACTGGACTGGGCTGCTGCAAGATTTGAG GGTCCAGTGCTGTCCCCTCTTGCAGACAGCCCTCTGCAATCCAAAGACGAAATAAGACCCA ATCTTCCTGACAACCAGTTGATTAATGTGCCTAACACTGATGCTGCGAGTAAATCTGCTGAGGGAGAAAAACCCCAAATTCCCCAAAAG GATATTGTGGTGAAAAACACTGAGCCTTGGATGAGATtgggaagacagagagagacggtGATGCCACCTGCAATCAAGTCCTCAAAAGAGAGCTTCCAGATGTttcgtgaaaaagcactgaaaaaGAAATTGTTGGATGAAAGCAAGGAGATGGAGGTTCCTGAAAAGACCAG CCTACAAGTCCCATGTAAATCGGAACAAAATCCACAGCCTGTTAAGGACGTTTCGGATTTGCCTGGAAGTATTTGCACAGAAGGTCCCTCGGATGCTCCCAAACATGTTGAACAGCAAAAGGCTAAAGAAACGCAACCTCTAACCACACAGCCGTCTTTAGATAAAGAAAGAGAGCTGGCCCGCAAAAGAGCGCAGGAACGTCGCGAGCGAGAAGCA ATGTCTGGTATCGACCTAACCTTGCAACGGGATGTCATGACTACATTTGAGCTTGAACTTTGA